GGTCGATAGCCGTCGCGACGAGAATCGGCGGGAGGAGTCGGGCAAAGCGCGTACAGAACGCGGCGACGACGCCGAGCGTGAGTCGCGGCCAGTACGGTCGGGCGTAGGAAAGCAGGCTCACCATCGGGTGGCCGTCGAGCGTCTCGCGGACGTCCTCGAAGCCGCCGTCGTCGTCCGGCATTCGACGGTACTAGTCGGCAGCGCGTAACGTACCTTACGTCTCGCTACTCGGCGTCGCCCCGTCGCAGTTCGACACAGAAGACGGCGCCTTTCGGCTCGTTGTCCTCGATCCAGACCCGCCCCCCGTACGTCTCGACGAGGTTGTCGACGAGGTAGAGACCGAGGCCGCTCCCGGGGCTCTCCAGCCCTTTCTCCCCGCGGCCGAATACCTCGCGCTTGCGCGAGTCGGGGACCCCCGGTCCGTTGTCGGCGATGCGGACGACGACCGTCTCGTCGGTCACCGTCACGTCCACGTCGATCCGCACGTCGGCCTCGTCGTTGTGGAAGACGGCGTTATCGAGGATGTTGCCGAACACCGACGACAGGATGGAGGTCGCCGTGACGGTCACGGCGGGCAGGTCGTCGTCGCCGCGGATGTCGATCCCCTCGGAACGGTAGTCGAAGTTCGAGCGCACGCGCTCGATTTCCGTCCGGAGCACGTCGTCGAGTGCGACCGGTTCGAGTTCCGGGTCGGTCGTCCCCAGGATCTTGGCGAGATCACCCACCGCCTCGGTGAGTTCCTTGGTGTGTGTCGCGGCGGTCATGATCCGCTCGAAGGCGTCCGCGTCGTCGTCGCCGAGGCGATCCGCGAGTTCGCCGCCCCAGCCGAGGGCGACGGCCATGTCGTTGCGGATGTCGTGGCGGACGATCTGGTTGAGGAGGGCGAGTCGGTCCCGTTCGGTTTCGAGGGTCTCCTCGGCGCGCTTGCGGTCGGTCACGTCCTGTTGGAAGCCGACGTAGTGGGACGGTTCGCCGTCCGCGTCGTAGATGGGTGCGATGGTCACCTGGTTCCAGAACTCCTCGCCGTTGCGGCGGTAGTTGCGCACCTCCACCGTCACCGGTTCCCAGTTGTCGACCGCCCGCCGCATCCGTGCGACCGTCTCGGGATCGGTGTCCTCGCCCTGCAGGAACCGGCAGTTCCGGCCGACGACTTCCGCGACCGGGTAGCCCGTGATCCGCTCGAAGGCGGCGTTGGCGTAGATGACCGGGTTGTCCGGGAGCGACGGGTCGGAGACGGTGATGCCAACCGGCGCCTCGTCCATCGCCCGTTCCTTGAGCCGGAGGTCCGCGGCCGTCTCGCTCCGAGCGGCCCGCCCGACGTGGGTCACGACCACGTAGCGGTCGCCGTCGTGGTCGACGGCGGCGTACCGCACGATCAGCGCCTCGCCGTCGGCGTTGGCGTGGTAGGGGTACTCCCCGCTCGCCTCGCCCTCGCCGTCGGTCAGGCCCTGCAGTCGGCCGGCGACGGCCACGGCCTGGTCGTTCCCCGACCGCCGGAGTGTGTCGAGATACGGTCCCTCGTCGTCGGGGACGAGCGGGTGGTCGTGCTCGGCCGTGAACGCGCGCCACGCGGCGTTGGTCTCCACGATCCGCCCCGACTCGTCGATCACCGCGATGCGGGCCGGGAGCGTATCCAGTACCGCGTCGGTCAGCCCCGTGGGCATACTGGTGTCGTCACGACCTTCCTCTGGATGCCCTCCGTAATAGACCTGTTCGCTCGCGTCCGCGCCGTGGGAGGTGGTGTCGACCCCGGTGAATGCCCGGGCTTTTGGCCCGTGACCCGTTGGTTCGGTACGTATGACCGACACGATGCGTGCGGCGGTAGTCCCCGAGGCGGGTGCCGACTTCGAACTCGTCGACCGACCGATTCCGGACCCCGACCCCACCGAGGTTCGGATCGCGGTCGACGCCTGCGGCATCTGTCACAGCGACGTCTTCGTCAAAGAGGGCACCTTCCCCGGCGTCTCCTACCCCCGGACGCCGGGTCACGAGGTGGTCGGCCGGATCGACGCCGTCGGAGCGGACGTGACGGCCTGGAGCGAGGGCGACCGCGTCGGCGCCGGGTGGCACGGCGGCCACTGTTTCACCTGCGAGCCGTGTCGCCGCGGCGACTTCCTCCTGTGTGAGAACGCCGAGATCACGGGACTCACCTTCGACGGCGGCTACGCCGAGTACGCGACCGTCCCGAGCGAGGCGCTGGCGGCGGTCCCCGACGATCTGGACGCCGTCGACGCCGCGCCCCTCCTCTGTGCGGGCGTGACGACCTACAACGCCCTGCGCAACAGCGATGCCCGACCCGGCGACGTGGTCGCCGTCGTCGGCGTCGGCGGCCTCGGCCACCTCGGCGTCCAGTACGCCCACGCGGCGGGCTTCGAGACCGTCGCCGTCTCGCGGAGCCCCGACAAGCGTGACCTCGCTCTCGACCTCGGCGCCGATCACTTCGTCGACGCGAGCGAGACCGACCCCGCAGAGGCGTTACAGGCTCTCGGTGGCGCACGGGTCGTCCTCTCGACGGCGCCGTCGGCCGACGCCGCCGAGTCCGTCGTAGGTGGTCTCGGCGCGGACGGCGAAGTCGTCGTCGTCGGCATCCCCGGAAAACCGGTTCCGGTCGACGCCCAGCATCTCGTGGGCACGCGCGGCGCCGTCTCCGGGTGGGGCTCCGGTCACGCCCGCGACTCCCAGGACACCCTCGAGTTCAGCGACCTCCGCGATATTACGCCCGTCGTCGAGACGTTCCCCCTCGACGAGGTGGACGCGGCCTACGACCGGATGGTCGAAAACGAGACACGCTTCCGGGCCGTGCTCGATCTCACGTAGCGGTCGAAAATTATCGGCTTTCCGACCGATGTGGTCGTCTCCCGGAGCGCGAAACGACTTCGACCCGCCGTACGGCGCTCGTTCCCCCGCCATACGGTATCAACCGAGATAATTTGTCCACCAGATATATATTCGAGAACTCGATTTTCGGCGGTAGTCACGACAACCATGACCGTCTCTCAAGAGTCCGGACGCCCGGCGGCCGAGTTCCCTCTGTCGTTCGACCGGATCGTCGGCCGCATCGGCGCGCCCATCTTCATTCTCGACGCGGACCACGAGGTGGTCCTGTGGAACGGGGGTATGGAGGCGTTGACCGGCAGCAGCGAGGCCGACGCTCGGGCGGCCGAGTCCGTCGGCGAGGCCTGGTACCAGGACGGTCGCCGGGCGAAGACGCTCGCGGACAAGGTGCTCGACGCCCCCCAAGACGCCCACCGTCAGTTCGACGTCGAGCGCATCGACGACGGCGACCACCCCGAGTACCGGGACCGGAGCACGTTCACCGACACCCGCGGCGACACCCGCCACATCACGTTCAGCGCGTCGCCGCTGTACGACGACGGCGAACTCGTCGGCGTCGTGGAACTCGTCAAGGATCGGACCGAGGACGTCCGTCGCCGGAAGCGCGTCGAGAGCCTCGTCGAGGAGGTCACGGACGCGATGCACGCCATCCAGGACGGTGACCTCGGTGCCCGCGCGGAGTTCGAAGCCGACGAGTACGTCGACGAGGAGTTGCTCACCGTCGTCGACTCCCTGAACGAGATGGGGGCGACGCTCGACGGCCTCGTCGCGGACGTGGACGAGCAGACCCGCGAACTCCGCGAGATCACCCAGGAAGTCGCGGACAGCGCCGTCCGGATGGAGGAGCTGGCGGACGAACAGGCCGACCGCACCGAGGAGGTCGCGGGCGAGGTATCGAGCCTCAGCGCGACGGTCGAGGAGGTTGCCTCGACGGCCGACTCGGTGGCCGACACCAGCCGGCAGGCGCGGGACCACGCCGAAGGCGGCCGCGAACTCAGCCAGGAGGCCCGCGACACCATGTCGTCGGTCCGCGAATCGAGTCGCGAGGTCCGCGTGGACGTGGACGAACTCAGCGACACCGTCGACGACATCGACGCGGTGATCGAGGTGATCAACGACATCGCCGACCAGACGAACCTGCTCGCGCTGAACGCCAACATCGAGGCGGCCCGCGCCGACCGGGACAGCGAGGGCTTCGCCGTCGTCGCCAACGAGGTCAAGTCGCTCGCCCAGCAGGCCCAGGAGCAGGCGGGCGAAATCGAGTCCATGATCGTCGACGTACAGGAACGTACGGCGGGCACGGTCGACAGCCTGGAGACCACCGAGGAGCGGATCGACGACGGGGTGCGGGAGGTCGAGGCGGGCATGGAGAAACTCGACGACATCGTCGACGCCGTGGGCGAGGCGGTCGCCGGCATTCAGGAGGTGTCGACGGCGACGGACGAACAGGCCGCGAGCGCCGAGGAGATCGCGGCCATGGTCGACGACGCCCGTGACCGCGCCAACCAGGTCGCCGACGAGGTTCGCGAGGTCGCCCGCGCGGCCGAGCGCCAGACCGAGAAGGTGGCGGAAATAGAACGTAGCGTCGGCCAACTGCGCGGCGACTCGGTCTGAGCCGAAACGAATTTATCGTCCGCGCGCCGTCACGAACGACTGCCTATGGACCGCAGAGCGACACTCGGTATGTCGTTTTCGGAACTGGTGATGGTACGGATCGGTCACGCCGTCGGCGCGCTGTGTTTCCTGATCGTCCTGCCGGTGCTCCCCTTCATCGCCGTCGCAGCCGCCGTCTCGGCGCTCGTTCGACCGGACGCGGAGACGCCCGAACCCTCCTACCGCCCGGACTGGGCGGAGTGAGGACGGAGCGTCGACACCCGCGCGTTCTCCTTCAGGTAGAGGCCGCCGTCGCTCACCGAGAGGGGGAGCCGCGGCAGCGACGTGACGACCCGCGTCGGGTGCGCGGCGCCGCGTTCGAGGACCGCCTCGCGGGTCTGGAGGAGCAGTGGTCGGTCGGTCGAGAGGGACTCGTTGTACGCGATCAGGTAGGTGCCGCCGTCGAGGTGCCACCACTCGTAGTCGTCGTCCGGGCGCCGTTTTTCGGTCTCGTGGGGTCGCGTCCGCGCCGGTTCCAACTCGCCACCCCCGAAGTCGACGCGCCCCGCCCCGTCGACGACGAACACCTCGTCGACGGTGAGGTCGACGCCGTGGTCGTGGACCTGCGTCTCCTCGTGGAGGAGGCCGTCGACGCGCGTCACGAGGTCGTGTTCGCACATACCGCAGTCGTCGGCCGCGGTCGACAAAAATCCCGGTTCGCTCAGTGATCGTGGTCGTGGTCCGCGTGCCCGCCGTCGCCCGCGACCAGTGCGTCCGAGTCGCCGTCGATCATGTCCATGTTCTTCAGGTTGTCCCGCTCCTCGAAGTCCTCGACGGCGTCGAGGATGTCCTCCTGGGTGAGCGCCGTGCGCTCCTCGGTGAGCGCTTCGAGGACGGCTTCCCGGAGCACCATCCGGAGGTCGCTCCCGGTGAGTCCCTCGGTGCGTTCGGCCACCGACTGCGGATCGAACTCGGCGATGTCCATGCGCCGGGTGATCACCTCGAGGATCTCCGCCCGCATCTGCACGTCCGGTTTGGGGAAGTTGACGATCTCGTCGAAGCGACGCCACGCCGCGGCGTCGAGTTGGTCGGGGTGGTTCGTCGCGCCGATCAGGAGCACCTCGTCCCGGATGAGGCTGATGTCGTCGATGCTCTTGAGCAGGGTGTTGACCGCCCGCTTGAGCGCCGCGTGTTCGTCGGAGCGGCGGGTCTTGGCCACGGAGTCGAACTCGTCGATAAAGAGGATACAGGGCGAGAGCCGCTTGGCGACCTCGAAGGTCTTCTCGACGTTTTTGGCCGTCTCGCCGAGATACTGACTGGTGATCATCGACAGTTTCACCTCGACGAACGGTTGGCCGAGTTCGTGGGCGAGCGCCCGCGAGGCGGTCGTCTTGCCGGTCCCCGGCGGGCCGACGAAGAGGAGTTTGCCGATCTCGCGCAGGCCGATCTCCGCGAGATACTCGCGGTGTTCGATCGCTTTGACGATCTTCTGAATCTCGCCTTCCTGATCCGCGGTGAGGACGAGATCGTCGAGCGTCATCTCGATCTCTTCGGGCGCCCGCACCTGCACCAGATCGAGCATTTCGGCGTCGTCGTCCTCGTCGAAGTAGGCGTCGAGCAGGCTGTCGATCCACACGCGGTCGGCGTGGATCGGGCGAGTCTGTTCCCGCGCTTCGGCGAGGGTCACGTCCACGTCGTCGCGGTCGGCGACGACCGAGGCGAGCGTGGGGTTGGTCGCGATCCGGTCGCGGTCGGCCCGTTCGACGAGCCAGTCGACCGCCATGTCCGACTGCGTGAGCGAGATGCGACCGGAGAAGTTCTCCTTCTCGGTAAACAGCAGTTCGGAGACCGCCTCCCACGGGTGTTCGACCCCCGTCGCCTGGCGTGCGGTCCGCTCGGTCACGACGAGCGGGCGTTCGATCCCGCCCGTGACGTCGCCGTCGCCGTCGTCCTCACCGTCGTCCGTGTCGCCCCAGAACACGCGTCGGTAGCGCGGCGGGAGATCGTTCTCGTCGAGGCTCCGATCGTCCGTGTAGACGTGGGCCGTCAGCAGAAACTCGACGACTTCGAGAGCCGGGTCACTCATCCCTCCCGTATTCTCGTGGCATCCGTTTAAGACCGTCGGATTCCCCACCGTTGCCGTCCCCCGATCAGTTTTTCTCGGGGTGCGCGAAGTCGAGCGCCTCGGCGACCGACTCGTTGTCGCCGATGAACGTGATTCGGTCGCCGTGTTCGAGCGTACAGCTCCCGTCGGGGACGATGGTCTGGCCGTTGCGGGAGACCAGCGCGATGAGACACCGCGGTGGCAGCTTCGGGCCGATTTCCGAGATGCTCTTGCCGACGAGTTCGTCGGAGGTGACCTCGATTTCCTGGACTTCGCCCTCGTGGCCCATCTCGCTCATCCAGTTGACGAGCGACGGCCGCTCGATGTAGTCGTCGAAGGCCATCGCCGTCGCGTCCACCGAGGAGATGGCCCGGACCCCGAGGTCCTCGAACGCGTCCACGTTGTCGGGGTTGTTCACGCGGGCGAGGATCATCTCGGGGGCGAACTTCGACTCGGCCAGCTGTGCCACGAGCAGGTTCACGTCGTCGTCGCCGGTCGTCGTGGCGACGATCTTGGCGTTCTCCGCGCCCGCCGATCTGAGCACTTCGGTGTCGGTCCCGTCACCGTGATGGACGGTCAGCCCCGCGTTGCGGGCCTGCTCCACGTTGTTCACGTCCCGTTCGATCAGGACGACGTTCT
This window of the Haloplanus rubicundus genome carries:
- a CDS encoding PAS domain S-box protein, with product MPTGLTDAVLDTLPARIAVIDESGRIVETNAAWRAFTAEHDHPLVPDDEGPYLDTLRRSGNDQAVAVAGRLQGLTDGEGEASGEYPYHANADGEALIVRYAAVDHDGDRYVVVTHVGRAARSETAADLRLKERAMDEAPVGITVSDPSLPDNPVIYANAAFERITGYPVAEVVGRNCRFLQGEDTDPETVARMRRAVDNWEPVTVEVRNYRRNGEEFWNQVTIAPIYDADGEPSHYVGFQQDVTDRKRAEETLETERDRLALLNQIVRHDIRNDMAVALGWGGELADRLGDDDADAFERIMTAATHTKELTEAVGDLAKILGTTDPELEPVALDDVLRTEIERVRSNFDYRSEGIDIRGDDDLPAVTVTATSILSSVFGNILDNAVFHNDEADVRIDVDVTVTDETVVVRIADNGPGVPDSRKREVFGRGEKGLESPGSGLGLYLVDNLVETYGGRVWIEDNEPKGAVFCVELRRGDAE
- a CDS encoding alcohol dehydrogenase — encoded protein: MRAAVVPEAGADFELVDRPIPDPDPTEVRIAVDACGICHSDVFVKEGTFPGVSYPRTPGHEVVGRIDAVGADVTAWSEGDRVGAGWHGGHCFTCEPCRRGDFLLCENAEITGLTFDGGYAEYATVPSEALAAVPDDLDAVDAAPLLCAGVTTYNALRNSDARPGDVVAVVGVGGLGHLGVQYAHAAGFETVAVSRSPDKRDLALDLGADHFVDASETDPAEALQALGGARVVLSTAPSADAAESVVGGLGADGEVVVVGIPGKPVPVDAQHLVGTRGAVSGWGSGHARDSQDTLEFSDLRDITPVVETFPLDEVDAAYDRMVENETRFRAVLDLT
- a CDS encoding methyl-accepting chemotaxis protein is translated as MTVSQESGRPAAEFPLSFDRIVGRIGAPIFILDADHEVVLWNGGMEALTGSSEADARAAESVGEAWYQDGRRAKTLADKVLDAPQDAHRQFDVERIDDGDHPEYRDRSTFTDTRGDTRHITFSASPLYDDGELVGVVELVKDRTEDVRRRKRVESLVEEVTDAMHAIQDGDLGARAEFEADEYVDEELLTVVDSLNEMGATLDGLVADVDEQTRELREITQEVADSAVRMEELADEQADRTEEVAGEVSSLSATVEEVASTADSVADTSRQARDHAEGGRELSQEARDTMSSVRESSREVRVDVDELSDTVDDIDAVIEVINDIADQTNLLALNANIEAARADRDSEGFAVVANEVKSLAQQAQEQAGEIESMIVDVQERTAGTVDSLETTEERIDDGVREVEAGMEKLDDIVDAVGEAVAGIQEVSTATDEQAASAEEIAAMVDDARDRANQVADEVREVARAAERQTEKVAEIERSVGQLRGDSV
- a CDS encoding dCTP deaminase/dUTPase family protein, translated to MCEHDLVTRVDGLLHEETQVHDHGVDLTVDEVFVVDGAGRVDFGGGELEPARTRPHETEKRRPDDDYEWWHLDGGTYLIAYNESLSTDRPLLLQTREAVLERGAAHPTRVVTSLPRLPLSVSDGGLYLKENARVSTLRPHSAQSGR
- a CDS encoding ATP-binding protein; amino-acid sequence: MSDPALEVVEFLLTAHVYTDDRSLDENDLPPRYRRVFWGDTDDGEDDGDGDVTGGIERPLVVTERTARQATGVEHPWEAVSELLFTEKENFSGRISLTQSDMAVDWLVERADRDRIATNPTLASVVADRDDVDVTLAEAREQTRPIHADRVWIDSLLDAYFDEDDDAEMLDLVQVRAPEEIEMTLDDLVLTADQEGEIQKIVKAIEHREYLAEIGLREIGKLLFVGPPGTGKTTASRALAHELGQPFVEVKLSMITSQYLGETAKNVEKTFEVAKRLSPCILFIDEFDSVAKTRRSDEHAALKRAVNTLLKSIDDISLIRDEVLLIGATNHPDQLDAAAWRRFDEIVNFPKPDVQMRAEILEVITRRMDIAEFDPQSVAERTEGLTGSDLRMVLREAVLEALTEERTALTQEDILDAVEDFEERDNLKNMDMIDGDSDALVAGDGGHADHDHDH